In a single window of the Oryctolagus cuniculus chromosome 9, mOryCun1.1, whole genome shotgun sequence genome:
- the ING1 gene encoding inhibitor of growth protein 1 isoform X2, which yields MAVASASSGLPRGAGVRLRGRPPRRSWPFRRELGREWSSGDLNAGFPASPPVPRQRIPVTSVTSEGVPEILKELDDYYEKFKREADGTQKRRVLHCIQRALIRSQELGDEKIQIVSQMVELVENRSRQVDSHVALLEAHQDAGDAAGSSGKAGQEKSKSETVTQAEKPNNKRSRRQRNNENRENASNNHDHDDIAAGTPKEKKAKTSKKKKRSKAKAERDASPADLPIDPNEPTYCLCNQVSYGEMIGCDNDECPIEWFHFSCVGLNHKPKGKWYCPKCRGENEKTMDKALEKSKKERAYNR from the exons atggctgtagcaTCGGCTTcgtccggtctcccacgtggtgcaggggtccGACTGCGTGGACGTCCTCCACGGCGTTCCTGGCCCttccgcagggagctgggtcgagagtggagcagcggggacttgaacgcGGGCTTCCCAGCCTCACCCCCTGTGCCACGGCAGCGCATCCCAGTAACTTCCGTCACTTCAGAGGGCGTTCCAG AGATCCTGAAGGAGCTGGATGACTACTACGAGAAGTTCAAGCGCGAGGCGGATGGCACCCAGAAGAGGCGCGTGCTGCACTGCATCCAGAGAGccctgatccgcagccaggagctgggcgaCGAGAAGATCCAGATTGTGAGCCAGATGGTGGAGCTGGTGGAGAACCGCAGCAGGCAGGTGGACAGTCATGTGGCCCTGCTCGAGGCCCACCAGGACGCCGGCGACGCGGCCGGCAGCAGCGGCAAAGCCGGCCAGGAGAAGTCCAAGAGCGAGACAGTCACGCAGGCGGAGAAGCCGAACAACAAGCGGTCCCGGCGGCAGCGCAACAACGAGAACCGGGAGAACGCTTCCAACAACCACGACCACGACGACATCGCCGCGGGAACACCCAAGGAGAAGAAGGCGAAGACCTCCAAGAAGAAGAAGCGCTCCAAGGCCAAAGCAGAGCGGGACGCGTCCCCCGCCGACCTCCCCATCGACCCGAACGAGCCCACGTACTGCCTGTGCAACCAGGTCTCCTATGGAGAGATGATCGGCTGCGACAACGACGAGTGCCCCATCGAGTGGTTCCACTTCTCGTGCGTGGGGCTCAACCATAAACCCAAGGGCAAGTGGTACTGTCCCAAGTGTCGGGGGGAGAACGAGAAGACCATGGACAAGGCGCTGGAGAAGTCCAAAAAAGAGAGGGCCTACAACAGGTAG
- the ING1 gene encoding inhibitor of growth protein 1 isoform X1: MGRRCGGGGRAGPRGARAAPRPLLHKVRGAGCGGRGAAGGGRAGGEGEAPGRGDLWVAARGPAARRGNFARGAAARAAARPRSLLLFTGLRSGETEALGRGGVESYCSLRSRREAAPPRRPCALCRRRSCAAAFIGARLAYCGTFRPGLVAIGRDGFRGMSLSEILKELDDYYEKFKREADGTQKRRVLHCIQRALIRSQELGDEKIQIVSQMVELVENRSRQVDSHVALLEAHQDAGDAAGSSGKAGQEKSKSETVTQAEKPNNKRSRRQRNNENRENASNNHDHDDIAAGTPKEKKAKTSKKKKRSKAKAERDASPADLPIDPNEPTYCLCNQVSYGEMIGCDNDECPIEWFHFSCVGLNHKPKGKWYCPKCRGENEKTMDKALEKSKKERAYNR, from the exons ATGGGGCGGcgctgcgggggcgggggccgggccgggcctcgGGGGGCGCGTGCGGCCCCCCGCCCGCTGTTACATAAAGTGCGgggcgccggctgcggcgggCGCGGGGCTGCTGGCGGCGGGCGCGccggaggggaaggggaggcgcCCGGCCGCGGCGACCTGTGGGTCGCTGCCCGcggccccgccgcccgccggGGAAACTTCGCGCGAGGGGCTGCCGCTCGGGCCGCGGCCCGTCCTCGGAGTTTACTCCTGTTTACAGGGCTGCGCAGCGGGGAAACGGAAGcgttggggcgggggggggtggagagCTACTGCTCGCTCCGATCGCGCAGGGAGGCCGCGCCGCCGAGGCGCCCCTGCGCGCTCTGCCGGAGACGTAGCTGCGCAGCGGCTTTTATAGGAGCCCGATTAGCATACTGCGGAACGTTCCGCCCCGGCCTCGTCGCGATTGGCCGTGACGGCTTCCGTGGAATGTCCTTATCAG AGATCCTGAAGGAGCTGGATGACTACTACGAGAAGTTCAAGCGCGAGGCGGATGGCACCCAGAAGAGGCGCGTGCTGCACTGCATCCAGAGAGccctgatccgcagccaggagctgggcgaCGAGAAGATCCAGATTGTGAGCCAGATGGTGGAGCTGGTGGAGAACCGCAGCAGGCAGGTGGACAGTCATGTGGCCCTGCTCGAGGCCCACCAGGACGCCGGCGACGCGGCCGGCAGCAGCGGCAAAGCCGGCCAGGAGAAGTCCAAGAGCGAGACAGTCACGCAGGCGGAGAAGCCGAACAACAAGCGGTCCCGGCGGCAGCGCAACAACGAGAACCGGGAGAACGCTTCCAACAACCACGACCACGACGACATCGCCGCGGGAACACCCAAGGAGAAGAAGGCGAAGACCTCCAAGAAGAAGAAGCGCTCCAAGGCCAAAGCAGAGCGGGACGCGTCCCCCGCCGACCTCCCCATCGACCCGAACGAGCCCACGTACTGCCTGTGCAACCAGGTCTCCTATGGAGAGATGATCGGCTGCGACAACGACGAGTGCCCCATCGAGTGGTTCCACTTCTCGTGCGTGGGGCTCAACCATAAACCCAAGGGCAAGTGGTACTGTCCCAAGTGTCGGGGGGAGAACGAGAAGACCATGGACAAGGCGCTGGAGAAGTCCAAAAAAGAGAGGGCCTACAACAGGTAG
- the ING1 gene encoding inhibitor of growth protein 1 isoform X3 translates to MLSPANGEQTHLANYVEDYLDSVESLPFDLQRNVSLMREIDAKYQEILKELDDYYEKFKREADGTQKRRVLHCIQRALIRSQELGDEKIQIVSQMVELVENRSRQVDSHVALLEAHQDAGDAAGSSGKAGQEKSKSETVTQAEKPNNKRSRRQRNNENRENASNNHDHDDIAAGTPKEKKAKTSKKKKRSKAKAERDASPADLPIDPNEPTYCLCNQVSYGEMIGCDNDECPIEWFHFSCVGLNHKPKGKWYCPKCRGENEKTMDKALEKSKKERAYNR, encoded by the exons ATGTTGAGTCCTGCCAACGGGGAGCAGACCCACCTGGCCAACTATGTGGAGGACTACCTGGACTCCGTGGAGTCCCTGCCGTTCGACCTGCAGCGGAACGTCTCGCTCATGCGGGAGATCGACGCCAAGTACCAAG AGATCCTGAAGGAGCTGGATGACTACTACGAGAAGTTCAAGCGCGAGGCGGATGGCACCCAGAAGAGGCGCGTGCTGCACTGCATCCAGAGAGccctgatccgcagccaggagctgggcgaCGAGAAGATCCAGATTGTGAGCCAGATGGTGGAGCTGGTGGAGAACCGCAGCAGGCAGGTGGACAGTCATGTGGCCCTGCTCGAGGCCCACCAGGACGCCGGCGACGCGGCCGGCAGCAGCGGCAAAGCCGGCCAGGAGAAGTCCAAGAGCGAGACAGTCACGCAGGCGGAGAAGCCGAACAACAAGCGGTCCCGGCGGCAGCGCAACAACGAGAACCGGGAGAACGCTTCCAACAACCACGACCACGACGACATCGCCGCGGGAACACCCAAGGAGAAGAAGGCGAAGACCTCCAAGAAGAAGAAGCGCTCCAAGGCCAAAGCAGAGCGGGACGCGTCCCCCGCCGACCTCCCCATCGACCCGAACGAGCCCACGTACTGCCTGTGCAACCAGGTCTCCTATGGAGAGATGATCGGCTGCGACAACGACGAGTGCCCCATCGAGTGGTTCCACTTCTCGTGCGTGGGGCTCAACCATAAACCCAAGGGCAAGTGGTACTGTCCCAAGTGTCGGGGGGAGAACGAGAAGACCATGGACAAGGCGCTGGAGAAGTCCAAAAAAGAGAGGGCCTACAACAGGTAG